The Sorghum bicolor cultivar BTx623 chromosome 6, Sorghum_bicolor_NCBIv3, whole genome shotgun sequence genome contains the following window.
catcttgcctaattagcaaatcaagtttgggttggttatggcatagaaggcttggtcatgttggaatgaaacaattgaacaaactattgatacatgacttagttagaggcttgaaggatgtcacctttgagaaggataaaccatgtagtgcttgtcaagccggaaagcaagttggaaatgcacatcctaagaaaagtgaaatgagcacatcaaaggcatttgagctattgcatatggatttatttgggccaacaacatatactagcattggtggcaacaagtatggatttgtgatagtagatgactacactagatacacttgggtgttcttcctctatgacaagagtaatgtttgtgatctattcaagtcttttgtcaagagggtgtaaaatgagtttgaaaccactatcaagaagattagaagtgacaatggtagtgaattcaagaacacaagaattgaggaattgtgtgatgatcttggcattggacatcaattctctccaacatacactcctcaatccaatggtgtagttgaaaggaagaatagaaccttgattgatatggctagatcaatgcttagtgaatacaatgttagccattcattttggagtgaagctatcaacacggcttgctattgtagcaaccatctctattgccatgggaagcttgggaagacaccatatgagctattgaatggaagaaagcccaacattgcatactttagagtgtttggttgcaaatgctacattctcaagaaaggcactagattgagcaagtttgagaagaaatgtgatgaagggttcttacttggttattccaccacaagaaaggcatatagagtttggaacttgacaAGTGGCACCTTGGtagaagtccatgatgttgagtttgatgaaaccgaaggatctcaaagtgaagctcaaaatcttgatgatgtgagaggagatcaattggcaaatggaatgaagaacatggatgttggtgacataaggccgaTGCAaattgatgatgataatgacattcacatgatcaatctagaagtgcaaattgatacaaatcaagcaagtactagtggctctcatgatgatgatcaagatcaaaatcaagctagtggaagcaatcaactcccaatactgcAACCTACtagcatagcaagggatcatccattggatcaagtcattggaggtattcaaagtggtgtgcaaacaagatcaaggctagcatccttttgtgagcactattcatttgtctcatttgaagaaccaaagagaatagaagaagcattgaaagattccgattgggtaaatgccatgcatgaagaattgaataacttcacaagaaatcaagtgtgggagcttgttgagaggccaaagaactacaatgtgattggtaccaagtgggtctttaaaaacaagcaagatcaagatggtgtagtttTGAGAAACAAATCAAgactagtagcacaaggctacactcaagttgaaggtcttgactttggagaaacatttacaccggttgcaagattggaggcaattagaatactattagcctatgcttgtgcccacaacatcaagctctatcaaatggatgtgaagagtgcatttctcaatggatacatcaatgagttggtttatgttgaacaacctcccggttttgaagatgacaagaaacccaaccatgtgtacaagctcaagaaggcattgtatggtttgaagcaagcacctagagcatggtatgagagattgagagatttccttctatctaaagggttcaagatgggaaaggttgacactaccctcttcaccaagaagctaggcaatgacttgtttgtgttgcaaatctatgttgatgatatcatctttggatcaaccaatcaagacttttgtgaagagtttggaagaatgatggaaaatgagtttgagatgtccatgattggagaacttagttacttccttggtcttcaaatcaagcaaatgaaagatggcacttttgtgagtcaaggaaagtacatcaaggacatgatcaagaagtttgggttgcaagaagataaaccaatgagcacacctatgggcacaaatgatcaattgggtagtgatgcaagtggcaacatggtagatcaaaagctataccggtccatgatttgaagtttgctctatgtcactgcttcaaggccggatgtaatgtttagtgtgtgcaaatgtgcaagataccaagcttcacctagagaaagtcacttaaaagcaaccaaaagaatattaaGGTATCtaaagggcactcatgatgttggactatggtatcccaaggggtctaactttgagttaattggatattcggactccgactatggtggatgcaagattgatagaatgagcacaagtggcacttgtcaattgctaggaagatctctagtttcatggtcatcaaagaaacaaaatagtgttgcactatcaaccgccgaggccgaatacattagtgccggtagttgttgtgcacaattgctttagatgaaagctaccttgaatgactttggaatcaaattcaagaatgtgcctttgctatgtgacaatgagagtgcaattaagatgacacaaaatccggttcaacattcaagaaccaagcacattgacataaggcaccatttcataagagaccatcaacaaaagggtgacattagcattgaaagcattggcaccgaagatcaactagccgacatcttcacaaagccacttgatgagaagagattttgcaagttgaggaatgaattgaacatacttgacttctccaacttgagatgagtgcacccccacatttatatatgacatgcctctcctccaacaaagcaaggtaaagttggttgacatagcatttatactttgctaaggacatgattagaacatatagacatgtttgcatgacaaataggctcattcatgaaaatcaaaagattttgatgtatgtatggtaccactattgcttctttgTTTGgttaatctagtggtagcatatgacatgtcagtgagcttgcaagcctagtgttgaatctagaatatgagcttatgatgtgtaattcaacatggtcaagataacctttatactttatgaggtgtgaaaaagcttgtccttggatcaaaccgaattacatgttctaggcaagtaatctagattgaaccataatttgaccctcacattgattgacttaattctcaataaaatttgaacctttgtggtcattgatgacaaagggggagagaaacaaagataaagtcaaaaagagggagagaaacaaaaaagagagaaaaccttttaaacttgagcacacaaatagggggagcaagctcatgaaccatttgttgcatttgtatgtacACTAACATAATGAtgtgttgcattgcaagtttaaattcactactcttgtttgattggtgcttgctagagATAGAAcattgaatgatgctttgagatctagcatagagttttattttcatgtggtatctagacatataatgtgatctcacgaggtatcttgagtttttgatgtatgtctagctacactggtgctaaggatggtatattggcaacttcgattggtatcacgcttcaaaggtccattctatatccttagcatcattttggtagtaataaatctcccaaaactataattcatgcatatgtgcaaacttgaaccaaactcatggaagcacatatgtagggggaggtagtactaccaaaaccgaaattgaaatgtttgtccaaccttcTCTCTTGataaaaatgctttggacaagcaattcaagttcattatgatttcatttcatatctttgtgatggttgtcatcaattaccaaaaagggggagattgaaagcccaagtttggttttggtaattaatgacaccaagttgctaaagccttgcgtttaagtgatttgagttaggcaaagcaacacatgtgatgaaggtgcatggtggcatggaaaggtggctacatgatcacaaagggatgaagcatgaagtgaagatcatggtgatagacgaggagcaaagttatcaaggtaaAGGtacaaacatagggttttacttttaccggtcaaagatgagtagagaagtgattgaccgggtttaggatagatagccgactatcaagaggggaaatcacggtcatctctcgaatcaagtgctactaggtctacatcttgagcatatgcattaggatctagtaaagtgctaacttaactcctttggcaaaaatgtttgtgaaaagctaacacacatgcactttggtggtagacactttgtggtgttagcacatttgcaaaggaggtggagttcctagggatgagaagggtgtggtggacactttgtggtgttagcacacatgcgcttttgagaaaaacaagtgtatattttctattgcgctgatgggaaatttggagaagtcgcgggagtgttttctcactgagaaacactcactggactctgagtgcggaggcaccgaagctggcctcagagtccggtgtgttgTCAGTGCTTGGCCCtattagggttgagcaccggacgcactgcaccggacgctgggtgttccctgttcatgcgtccggtgtggcctgACTTAGGCAGAGGGTGTCTTtttgagagcaccggacgctctctgtgcgtccggtgtgcgggcgttttgcgaccctctctgcgcatgggtctggtgagcaccggacgctaccagtgcttagcgtccggtgaccctatggtttgcggaactctctacgcatgagtccggtgtgaaccggacgcgtccggtgtggacctgcagagcgtccggtgtgttgcaggtaaccgttagaatctgacacgcgagattcaaaaGGACATGTGGCCAACccctaagcaccggacgctgggagtcgagcatccggtgatcacttggtagcgtccgttGCCCCCGATTTCAGTCCAGTggaagtggccaacggctagtttctttgaggggcttataaattgagGGTGGTCGGCTTTAGGAGGCTCTCTCTTGAACTTTTGATTACttaagacatacattgagctagagaacactccctccactcatctccttgcttgattgctaattctattgagattgagtgagattcatgtgcattgctttgagagttgcatttagtggcacttgattcttgagtttgttgtggatttcttgttactcttgggtgtttcccgacgccctagacggcttggagcagcggtggtgttgagctcgtgattggagattgtttcgagcctcaccaagtgatttgtgaggggttcttgagccttccccgcaggAGATCgccattggctactctagtggattgctcgtggcttggaggatccccatcttgtgagtggatgtgcggcacccgctgaggattTGGCTttagattgccaattagctcgtgatccatcaagtgggtgtatcaccacaacgaggactagcttgccgggaagcaagtgaacctcggtaaaaaaatcctgtgtcatctcttgccgaggattctcttgtaattgtgattgattgattggctataattctactctacaacgttggtataacaatcactcccctcacctttacttttgtgcataccttgctagtggtgtagcttgtttagtttagctatcttgtttaggagtgtagctagcttctagttgtgctttcttgttgtatctagtgtttagctttcttgctagacttgtgtaggtggcttgcatagcttagttgtgctagtgctagaatagcttcgccttttgtcttagtaatcaacttgtctagttgaaggttgtagaaaatttaaataggctattcaccccccctctagccatttggacctttcacaggAGCGTGCTCGCGCGCTGGAGAGCGAGTGAAAGGTCGGAGAAGAACTAAAGACCAGGAACTGGGAGCTGACTGGTAAGATCGGTTTTGACACGCCGAATGTGAAATCTTTTTTTGTAGTAGCATGAGATTAACtgtcctttttttttaaaacttgTCATAGTGCTCAAGGCTAATACTAAGAAGCATGTCGAGGATCTAGTCAAAGACCGGGACTCATGGAAGGCCAACTGCATCAAGATCTGAAAGGGAGTCGCCCCAGTGCTAGATCTGATCAGTCCGAAACTCCCCGAGGACCAGCCCTGTGCTCAAAGGCAGACTCCGGTTGAGAAAGCACAGGAAGCATGGGGCTGGCTCTAGCAGTTCATGAAGGACGCCAGGGAGTTCACCGGAGCccatgtccttagcatggtacATGCTCACTACCCCCTAGTCGACCTGTCCCGCCTGGAggaggggtaccccaaggaggtcaaTCCGAAGGAGACTGATGACCTTCGTGTCAGCctactggacttgtcgtcgacagtgatcggcgacatcaacctttgTGGGACATCTACTCCCCTTAGTCAACCAAGGTCAGATAGGTCGACCAGGGAGTGGTCGGAGGCATCCGTTGAGGGAGATGGGCGATCAGCACCTGCGGTCCCGACCAACCAagtgccggtggccccgacctcaTCAACGGCACCAGAAGCCCGCACGTGTGAGCAGCCCGAGCAGCAGGCCCCGGTTTAGTCTGTAGGCGTAGACTAGGAACCGCCTAGAGGGgcttttattgtaaactttgtttgaaaagtttgtaataaagtctaAATTTataaaccatggttttgagcgttGTAAATAATTTGtgagagtgatgtatcactggaATGAAGATTATCGGATATCCTTATTTGATTTCATTGTGTGGCGTGTCGAGAACAAACAATGGCGTTCTTGGTGAATAGTCTACATGTAAAGAGGTATAGAGCAAAAAATGAAACTATTATTCATAAGGAAAAAGATACAAGTAAGATGTACTGCTTCTAGGGGTAAAACCACCGTAGTTTGTCTATGTACCACGAATTGGGCAGACTTGTGCCGTCTGGGTAAGCCAGCCTGTAAGAGGTGGGACGCGTGACTTTGGCGACCATGAAAGGTCCCTCCTGGggcgtggatagcttgtgcattccgtcctggcttgttttccatttgagcaccagatcgccgaccacgaaggagcgcTCTTTGACATTTTTGTTGTAATATCGTCGTATAGCTTCGAGGAACTTTGCTATTCAGAGGCAAGAATCTAACCGTTTCTCCTATGTGCAATTGATTTCAACTTCTCTAGCATGGTCTGCTGAAGACAGGCCGAAATGTTCGACTCTTGGGGATCCGAACACTATATCGGAGGGGAGCAGCGCCTCAGCCCCGTATACCATGAAATAGGGGGATACACCAGTGTTCCAACTAGGCTGCGTTCAGAGACACCAGACCACAgctggcaattctttcatccacctTCCCGGTGCTTTGTCATTTTCCTTGTACAGCCTCTTTTTTAAGGCGTCTACAATCATCCCATTTGCTCGCTCGACTTGTCCATTGGCTCGGGGATGAGCTACcaacacgtactttatgactatgcctctgtcatcacagaagtcccagaatgtagtgctagtgaactgagtacccaagTCGGCGATTATGCTATTAGGAACCCTGAAtcggtgtatgatttgattgaggaattctatAGCTTTTTCTGAAGTTGCTTTGACcaatggcatgtactcgatccacttggagaacttgtcgaccaGCACGAATACGAACTTGAAATTGCCGGGCGTGggtttgaatggcccgatcatgccTAGGCCCCAGTAGGCGAAtggccaagatgatggtatcgtcTGGATTTTGTGAGCGGGTATATGAGTACTCTTGGTGAAGAATTGACAGCCCTCACATCGCTGGACCAGCTTCTCGGCGTCGGCCACAGCGGACGGCCAGTAAAATCCTGCTCAGAAAGCTTTTCTGACCAGCGTTTGAGAGGCTGCGTGATTGCCATAGGGTCCAGCGTGTATATCGTCTAGCAgcgtgatgccatcatcttgggtgATGCACTTTAACATGACTTCTGAATTGGCGTTCTTACGCATAAGTCAACCATCGACCAGTATGTAGTTTatggatcgtcgaatgaggcgttcGTTCTCAGTCTTGTCTTGAAAGCCGGAACCGTCCGAGAGATACTTGATGAAAGGCGTGCGCCAGTCGTCACTGCTGGTTGTCGAAGTGACATCCTGGACGAGCAGTGCCTCGTTATTTGGCTTATCGACCTGGTCGTGTCCGATGCTCGGTTTCTCAATGTCTTGGACGAAAACGCCTTGTGGAATCTGAGCCtgggatgatcctatctttgacagcgcattCGCTGCTTGAATCTTGTCCCGAACTATGTGTATGTACTCTATTCCATAAAAGTTTGCTTCCCATTTGTGGATCTCCTTGCAGTACAAATCCATTTTCTCATGAGtcgtgtcccactccttatttagCTGGTTAATGACCAGGGTagagtcgccgtggacgtaAAGGCGCTTGACTCCTAATTCCACGGCCAATCGtatgccatgtaagcatgcttcatactcggcgacattgttagacGGCGGGAAGAGGATTCTAAGGACGtaacgtagtttgtccttgtttggtgaaacaAAAAGGATCCCGGCGCCAGCGCCGTTGATCTTTAAGGACCCGTCAAAAAACAttaaccagtggtcggagatatCTGGAGCAGGCGGTGCATTGAGATTTGTCCATTCTGTGATGAAGTAGACCAGTGCTTGAGACTTGACGATTGTACGACTCTGGAAATCCAACGAAAAGGGGCATAGCTCCatagcccattttacaattctaccATTGGTGTCCTTATTGCGCAAGATGTCCCCGAGCGGAAAGCTTGCAGTTACTATGATGCGATGGCCATCGAAATAATGTTTCAACTTCCTAGAAGTGATTAGAATAGCATAGATTAACTTTTGTATCTGGGGGTACCTAGTCTTGGACTCATGtaaaacttcacttatgaagtatactggtCGCTGTGTcgctggactttgtagacgtggcccgGTTCGTCCCACTCCACTACAAGCACCGTGGAGACGACTCGGTCGGTTGCCGCGATGTAGAGGAGTaggtcctcgttaggttgaggCGCAGTGAGGACAGGAGCTGAAGTGAGGAAAATCTTGAGCTGCGTGaatgcagcgtcggcttcctctgtctagGAGAATTTTTCGGATGCTTTTagtagtttgaagaaggggagccCTTTCTCTCCCAGTCTAGAAATGAACCAGCTAAGAGAAGCCATGCATCCTATGAGTTTCTGGACGTCTTTTACATTtctgggtggtcgcatatcgagcaccgccctgacttttgaggggttcggtcgtatgccatcgcggctgacgacgttaccGAGCAGTATGCCGGAAGGGaaaccaaagatgcactttttggggttaagctttcACTTGTATCTATTTAGCGCTTTAAAGGTGCAGTCTAGGTTGTCGATCAGAGTGATGGCGTCTCTGGTTTTGACGACAACGTCATCGACGTAGGCTTCGACAAGGTCGTCGCGTATCTCGTCGTGGAGACATTGTTGGATAGCGCGTTGGTAAATGGCTCTGACATTTtttagtccaaaggacatggttgTGTAGCAGTATGCTCCAAAGGGAGTGATGAAAGAGGTTTTAATCTAGTCGTCCTCTTTTAACGAGATGTGGTGATAACTAGAGTAGCAGTCAAGAAAAGAGAGCAATTCGCATCCGGCCcttgaatcgaccacctcgtctatgcgggggagaccaaaaggatctttaggacagtgtttattgagatcggtgtaatcgacgcacattctccattcattattcttttttcttacaaggaccggattggcgagccaatcggggtgatacacttccttAATAAACCCGGCTGCTAAAAGCCATGTAATCTCTGTCcgaatagcctcctttttgtcgcgagcgaactgtcgtagcttctgcttgattgatcttgcggtcttcgagacgtttaaggagtgctcgatcaagctttgtgggacaccgggcatgtctgcgggtgtCCATGCAAAAACGCTTACGttatcccttagaaacctgacaagcacgtcttcctatttggtgtCCAAATTGGATCTGATGAGAGCCGTTTTCTCTGGATCGCCGTCGACCAGGTGGACCTCCTTGTGCTCTTGGGACTTGGTGTTCTTTCTTGGGGTCTGCTGCTCGGGTAGCTTGAGCTGATCGGATGAGACTTCTGCTGCTTGGGACACCATTTCTACCATCCGAATTGAGAGGTCAatggcttcggtgatcttgaagctttcatcCTCGCAGGTGTATGCCATGtaaacgttgcctctgacggtcaggacgcccttctcggTTGGCATCTTGTGGACTAAGTATGAatagtgtggaactgccatgaacttggtgagAGAAGGATGGCCTAGAATGGCGTGATAAGTTCCATCgaaatcggcgaccacgaagtttaCAAATTCTATGCGAAAGTGGTCTGGCGTTCCAAACTGGACGGGCAACGTTATTTGGCCAAGAGGTATTGAGCTTTGGCCTGGTAGAACACCCCAGAACTGGGCTTCAAATGGTTTCAGCTACGCtggggttagcttgagagcaGGCTAGCTATTGCGAaacaggatgtcgatggagctgccACCGTCTACGAGCACGCGCTTGAATCTAACACTGTTGATGCACGGGTCCAGGATTAACGAGAAACGTCATGGTTCTAGGATGGTAGCCCAATGGTCTtgtctgctgaaggagatctctcgATGCGACCAGGGTGGGAACTTTGGATCGGTGATCAATTCGTCAGAGCTATCCAGATTTAGGAAGGCCCTCTTGAGAAGTTTCCTTTCCTGCTTTGACTCGATCAAAACCTTccctccaaagatggagtgAACTACGTCGATTGGATTGACGTATTGAtgccgtgggtccctatcctggtcatcGTCTTCGTCCTCTTAGTTGCGCCTGTCATGTTTCCCAGCAGTTTTGGTGACGTCTCCCTGAGTGGCCCGCTGCATGTAAATGCtcttgaggacacgacattcttccatcgtgtggttaGACTTGGGATCaagttggcacggtcctttcaAGGTCTTGTTGTAATCTTTCTGATAGTCTCGTCATCCATTGGAATGCTTCACTGTGTTCACCTCGTGATCATTGTCAtgaggtcgcttgcctctgaagtcatcgcgGTTGTCGCGGTGCCTATCCCACCCTTCTCGAAGGTCACGGTTATCACCACGCCGAGGGTTTCGGTTGTCGAAACGTCCACGGTTGTCGTCCCGTCGGGGAGGGTGCTCGGTTCCTCGGACGTCCTCTCtgatgagcttttctgcatcGTCGGTGTCGGCgaaatttttggccgtggcgaggagttcGGCGACCATGGTCGGCCTCTTGCGTAGTAGCTTGCTTCTCAAAGCTTCGTGGAAGCAGAGACCTTTGATGAAAGCCGAAatagcctcgtcgtgggaaatcattgggatcttgaggcgcatatccgagaagcgtcggatgtaatcacaCAGGGGCTCGTTTTTCCGGTCGCTTATACTCTCAAGATCGTACTTGTTTCCcagctgctcgcaggtagcgatgaagttgtcgatgaatgcCTGCCACAGTTGTTCCCATGAGTCAAATGAGTCTTCAGGCAAgccgaggagccattggtgaccagcttggtcgaggacgactgggaaaTAATTTGCCATGACATGCTCGTCCCCTATTGCTGACCGGACCGCGATCTCAtaaagggtgatccagttctcggtgttttccttgccgtcatattttttgagcttctcgagcttgaaattgcgcgGTCAAAGAACTTGCCAGagatgtgaggagaactgttttAGGCCAGGGGGGCGTGAGCTGCATCATACTCGATGCAGCACACGTTTTCGTGTGCAGCTCTATCATTGATGCGTCTATTGATGCGCTCACGGGCATCCTTGTGAGAGAGGTTCTGCCGTAGATCACGGTTTCGTCCCTGGTCGTGTCCGCGTCTTTGCTCGCGGTTgcggccggcgtcccgaccacgatCGTCGCGATGGGCTTCCTTTCTGCGGTCATTGATGGGCGAATGACTACGACGATGCCTGCCGGGTCGTGGTGAGGCCCTACTGCGatgggtctggtcggaggtgaccTCCGTGTAGGAGATGGCTTGGACCCTTCTGAGGAGATCTAAAGTTTGTCCCATTGTAGCAATTAAGTGCGCCCGTATGTTGGTCCGAACACCCAAGTATTCTAGGGTATCTAGGAGTCGGTCGAGGTTTGCtatggcgacagccacattggcgcttggtGTCTTGAATACTTGCTGGTTCCCAACCATATCGATGGCGTCGTCAAGGTTATTGGGGACCAGCTGTCGCTGCTCTTCGTCTGCTTATCGCTGAGCGCGGTCAGCGTTGCGCTGCTCACGCTGCTGCCTTTGCTCGTCAGTTTCTCCGTCGATGACTGGTTCATCGTTGCTGACATTGAAAACCAAATCTCCTCATCGAGGTGGAAAAACCGAGAAGCGGGGAAAACACGGGGGGTAAGGCGGTAGATCCAAGTCGTAAACTTCGTCCTCGGGGCGTAAAATCTCGGTAGGGACAGATCATGTACTTGAGTTTGTGCTGGCGGTGTTGTCTTCTGGCAAAGTACGGACAGAAACCATATTGACGAAGTGACGTGCTGGGGGCACGGGTTGTCGTGAAGACAGGTCCATCTTTCTGAATAGGGAACGAGTATGGCACGAGACCTGGTCGGCCGCGTTACTCAGACCATGAGGAAGACTCCCGTTTGGAGAGGTTGTCTTGAACTGGATAGTTCGCCTTTCAGGAGTTACTGTTGTCATCAAGGACGTCCCTAGCCGTTCGTGCGTGGTGGCACAAGTTGGTCGACGAGAGTCGGTGCTCGAGCAGTCTGGCATGAGATTGAATCCACCAGATCGGAGACTTCAAGAAGCCTGTGATTGGCGTGATCGATGGCTTCAAGTAGATCGGAATTATCGATTTGTTTCCCCTTGTAACGAGGAAGCGGAGGTCGGGTTGTCGGAGTCGTAGTGGTCGTGGTCGGCGTGATCAGGACCACCACCTCCGCCGTTTCAGATCGGATCTGATTCTCTTCCAAGGTCGTGGTTGTAAAGCCGCCGACGTGAGTCATCtaggtgatctggccgacggtgaatgtGAGGCCTTCAGCCACGGCAGCGGAGgcggggatgatgaccatctt
Protein-coding sequences here:
- the LOC110436461 gene encoding uncharacterized protein LOC110436461, translating into MPTEKGVLTVRGNVYMAYTCEDESFKITEAIDLSIRMVEMVSQAAEVSSDQLKLPEQQTPRKNTKSQEHKETEEADAAFTQLKIFLTSAPVLTAPQPNEDLLLYIAATDRVVSTVLVVEWDEPGHVYKVQRHSDQKLKHYFDGHRIIVTASFPLGDILRNKDTNGRIVKWAMELCPFSLDFQSRTIVKSQALVYFITEWTNLNAPPAPDISDHWLMFFDGSLKINGAGAGILFVSPNKDKLRYVLRILFPPSNNVAEYEACLHGIRLAVELGVKRLYVHGDSTLVINQLNKEWDTTHEKMDLYCKEIHKWEANFYGIEYIHIVRDKIQAANALSKIGSSQAQIPQGVFVQDIEKPSIGHDQVDKPNNEALLVQDVTSTTSSDDWRTPFIKYLSDGSGFQDKTENERLIRRSINYILVDG